The DNA window CGGCCGCGTCCGCCGATGCGAGGAGCGCCCCGGCGGCCCGTCTCCAGGCCTCCACGAAGCCCGCCGGAAGCGGCCACGAGGCCGCCAGGCAGGCGCGGCAGCGGGCCGCGTCGGCCGAGTAGCCGCAGAAGCGGCCGTGCGGCTCCTCGACGAGGTTCGGCCGGGGACAGTAGAGGGCGAAGTCGTGGAGGGAGAGCACCAGCTTCCGTGGGCCGTTCGCGAGAGACCCCAGCGCGTCCGGCGGCCAGCCGGCGAGCCCCTCCAGGTTCACGACCCCGGCCCCGATCCGGGTCGCCGCCTCGACGACCGTCGGCACGTCCGCGCGCAGGCCGTCCCGGGGGTCCACGCTCCCTCGACAGGGCCCGAGGCGGGCGCGGAGCCTCGCCCCCCGGCGCACCGTGTGCAGAGTCCATCCGTCGGCCTCGGGCGAGAGGAGAGCCGTCGGACGCAGCCGCTCCTCCTCGGCGAGCCGGGGCCCGAGCTGCGTCGGAACGCCCCCGAATCGCGGGGCGAGCGGGGTCGCGAGGACGTCCAGTACCGCGATCCGTGCACCCGGTTCGAGGAGCTCGCCCAAGGAGACCTCTTTCTCGGCACGGCGTTGGGCGAGCGTCGCCCGGCGGTCGGCCAGGCGCTCCTGCATGCCGCGCACGCCCTCGGCCCGGAGCAGCTCCCAGCCGAGCAGGAGCCTCCTCACGACGCGCCCCCGGAGCCGAGGAGCTCGGAGTAGACCTGCTCGAGCCGTCGCGCGGCGTGGTCCCGGTGCGTCGACGCGCCGCCCGACGGCAGGACCTCGACCGGGGCGGAGCCCGGCAGGGATCCCGCGTCGGTCCAGCGGGCGAGGACGGCGTCCGAGTCGGCCACGTAACGGTGCGCGTCGAGCGCGACGCGGGTTCTCGCCGCCTCCACCGCCCGGCGAAGGGCGCTCCGTTCTCCTGCCCCGCGCGGAGGATCCTCGTGCAGGTGGACGACGATCGGCGCCCCCCGGCGGCGAACGCGCCGCAGGACGTCGCCCAGCGCGCCTCCAGGCTCGTGAACGTGGACGATCTCGGGTTTCACGTCGTCCAGGAACCTCTCGAGCCCGGCCGGGTCGGCGTTCCCGGCGCCGTCGACGAAGCGGACGCGGACCCCGGAGTCCCACAGCTCGCAACCGTCCT is part of the Holophagales bacterium genome and encodes:
- a CDS encoding glycosyltransferase; its protein translation is MRRLLLGWELLRAEGVRGMQERLADRRATLAQRRAEKEVSLGELLEPGARIAVLDVLATPLAPRFGGVPTQLGPRLAEEERLRPTALLSPEADGWTLHTVRRGARLRARLGPCRGSVDPRDGLRADVPTVVEAATRIGAGVVNLEGLAGWPPDALGSLANGPRKLVLSLHDFALYCPRPNLVEEPHGRFCGYSADAARCRACLAASWPLPAGFVEAWRRAAGALLASADAAVYPSEFLRRQHSALFGVASRLERVIAPPAPGEAPADSSTGSPASSGGGKEPFHVAFVGAYRPHKGALVFEELLGRHSGSAARPVRWSIYGSGDPGLLLRAKGLGARVRGHYRAGGLVRRLREERVDLALLLSVWPETFSLTLSECRAAGVPVLAFEHGAIADRVHAEGGGVLVPLEEGAAGVDGALRRLLAGELELAPLRGNRAEPSASQAAVERLALYRELLGEAP